In Acidobacteriota bacterium, one genomic interval encodes:
- a CDS encoding PAS domain S-box protein gives MEPKDTPKSDLAEELESLREEIAHLHSLILRPSPSGAASAPPAPAGAPERPPVPARVRALESEKQLLGWLVDSSVDGIIAFDRDGFFTVWNPAMERMFGLAAGEVLGRPAFLACPFLEELGEDANIGAALEGRKSVSKGKCYTAPGGASVWFEGYYGPIHGPGEGEVIGGLAIVRDVTERALAEEARRASEERYRELFENAYDMVYTHDLSGRITSMNKAAERMLGYSLEEALRMRFSQLVAPESRAAARRMIDRQIADAVPMTAELDVIAKDGARFTFEVSHRLIFREGRPHGIQGIARDVSERKRAEGELAAANRRLEAWVRDLEQRTREMTLLGEMGDILRACLTAEEVYEVIVRIAREIFPEEAGALYVMGPLRNIVESVAGWGDAERMATTFTPDECWALRRGRVHWVEDTGVGLLCKHLETPPPRGYLCVPMMAQSEAVGVLHLAHADGTPLGEAKQRLATAMGERVAMALSNLRLHETLRNQSIRDPLTGLFNRSFMEEALELELRRAARTQGTLVVIMAALDRFQKMTEDWGLDAGDSLLCRTAARLQSRIRKGDVACRFSGHAFVLLLPHSGRDVGRRRAETLRDLVRGMDVQYPGAREGDRVSASVGMALFPDHGQTVEALLRSAEAAVGRARSGGGDSVVVAS, from the coding sequence ATGGAACCGAAAGACACGCCCAAGAGCGATCTTGCAGAGGAACTGGAGTCGCTGCGCGAGGAGATCGCGCACCTGCACAGCCTCATCCTGCGCCCGTCCCCCAGCGGCGCCGCGAGCGCCCCCCCCGCCCCGGCCGGCGCCCCGGAGCGCCCCCCCGTCCCCGCCAGGGTCCGCGCGCTCGAGAGCGAGAAACAGCTCCTCGGGTGGCTCGTCGACAGCAGCGTCGACGGCATCATCGCCTTCGACCGGGACGGGTTCTTCACGGTCTGGAACCCCGCGATGGAGAGGATGTTCGGCCTCGCCGCGGGGGAGGTCCTCGGCCGCCCCGCCTTCCTGGCCTGCCCCTTCCTGGAGGAGCTGGGGGAGGACGCGAACATCGGTGCGGCGCTCGAGGGGCGGAAGAGCGTTTCGAAGGGGAAGTGCTACACGGCCCCGGGGGGCGCGAGCGTCTGGTTCGAGGGGTACTACGGTCCCATCCACGGCCCGGGGGAGGGGGAGGTGATCGGGGGCCTGGCGATCGTGCGCGACGTGACCGAGCGGGCGCTGGCCGAGGAGGCGCGGCGCGCGAGCGAGGAGCGCTACCGGGAACTGTTCGAAAACGCCTACGACATGGTCTACACCCACGACCTCTCCGGCAGAATCACCTCCATGAACAAGGCGGCGGAGCGGATGCTGGGATACTCCCTGGAGGAGGCCCTCCGGATGCGGTTCAGCCAGCTGGTGGCCCCCGAATCGAGGGCGGCCGCCCGCAGGATGATCGACCGGCAGATCGCCGACGCGGTGCCGATGACGGCCGAACTGGACGTCATCGCCAAGGACGGCGCCCGCTTCACCTTCGAGGTGAGCCACCGTCTCATCTTCCGCGAAGGCCGCCCCCACGGGATCCAGGGGATCGCCCGGGACGTCAGCGAGCGGAAGAGGGCCGAGGGGGAGCTCGCCGCGGCCAACCGCAGGCTCGAGGCCTGGGTGCGGGACCTGGAGCAGCGCACCCGCGAGATGACGCTGCTCGGCGAGATGGGCGACATCCTGCGCGCCTGCCTCACGGCCGAGGAGGTCTACGAGGTGATCGTGCGGATCGCCCGGGAGATCTTTCCGGAGGAGGCGGGGGCGCTCTACGTGATGGGCCCGCTCCGCAACATCGTGGAATCGGTCGCCGGGTGGGGGGACGCGGAGCGGATGGCGACCACCTTCACCCCCGACGAATGCTGGGCCCTGCGCCGGGGGAGGGTGCACTGGGTGGAGGACACCGGCGTCGGCCTCCTGTGCAAGCACCTGGAGACCCCCCCTCCGCGCGGCTACCTCTGCGTCCCGATGATGGCCCAGAGCGAGGCGGTGGGGGTGCTCCACCTGGCCCACGCCGACGGGACGCCGCTCGGCGAAGCGAAGCAGCGGCTCGCGACCGCCATGGGGGAGCGGGTCGCCATGGCGCTGTCGAACCTGCGCCTGCACGAGACGCTGCGCAACCAGTCGATCCGCGACCCGCTGACCGGGCTCTTCAACCGCAGCTTCATGGAGGAGGCGCTCGAGCTGGAGCTGCGGCGCGCGGCGCGCACCCAGGGGACGCTGGTGGTGATCATGGCCGCGCTCGACCGGTTCCAGAAAATGACCGAAGACTGGGGGCTCGACGCCGGGGACTCCCTCCTCTGCCGGACCGCCGCGCGGCTGCAGTCCAGGATCCGCAAGGGAGACGTCGCCTGCCGCTTCAGCGGGCACGCTTTCGTGCTGCTCCTTCCCCACAGCGGCCGCGACGTCGGCCGGAGGCGGGCCGAGACGCTGAGGGACCTGGTGCGGGGGATGGACGTGCAGTATCCCGGGGCGCGGGAGGGGGACCGGGTCTCCGCGTCGGTCGGGATGGCCCTCTTCCCCGATCACGGGCAGACCGTGGAGGCCCTCCTGCGCTCGGCGGAGGCGGCCGTCGGCCGGGCGCGCTCGGGGGGCGGGGACTCGGTGGTGGTCGCCAGCTGA
- a CDS encoding radical SAM protein produces the protein MKYEGMIYRPPSEADSLILQVAVGCSYNRCTFCHSFRGKTFRVKSFEEIREDIDEASACGPIRRVFLADGDALVMTQPELVRVLGYLREKIRGLERVGIYANAVDILKKEPEELEELRSLGLGILYLGLESGNPEVLRRIRKNATAEQMVRAGKRVKSSGILLSITVLLGIGGVELSQEHARDTGRVLSEMDPDFVGALSLIVVPGTPIEEDLRSGRLVLPSPFGLIQELGIMIAHTDVTRCFFASNHASNYLPLRIRMPEEKGRALGLIREVLERKDPELLRPEFMRAL, from the coding sequence ATGAAGTACGAAGGGATGATTTACCGGCCTCCCAGCGAGGCCGACAGCCTGATCCTGCAGGTGGCGGTGGGGTGCTCCTACAACCGCTGCACCTTCTGCCACTCCTTCCGGGGGAAGACCTTCCGCGTCAAGTCGTTCGAGGAGATCCGGGAGGACATCGACGAGGCCTCCGCCTGCGGCCCGATCCGGCGCGTTTTCCTGGCCGACGGGGACGCGCTGGTGATGACCCAGCCGGAGCTGGTGCGGGTGCTCGGCTACCTCCGGGAGAAGATCCGCGGGCTGGAGCGGGTGGGGATCTACGCCAACGCCGTCGACATCCTGAAAAAGGAGCCGGAGGAGCTCGAAGAGCTCCGCTCCCTGGGGCTCGGCATCCTCTACCTGGGGCTGGAATCGGGGAACCCGGAGGTGCTCCGGCGGATCCGCAAAAACGCCACCGCGGAGCAGATGGTCCGGGCGGGAAAGCGGGTGAAGAGCTCGGGCATCCTCCTCTCGATCACGGTGCTGCTGGGGATCGGCGGGGTCGAGCTGAGCCAGGAGCACGCGCGGGACACCGGCAGGGTCCTGTCGGAGATGGACCCCGATTTCGTCGGCGCCCTCTCCCTCATCGTCGTCCCCGGCACCCCGATCGAAGAGGACCTCCGGAGCGGCCGCCTGGTCCTCCCCTCCCCCTTCGGCCTCATCCAGGAGCTGGGGATCATGATCGCCCACACCGACGTCACCCGCTGCTTCTTCGCCTCCAACCACGCCTCCAATTACCTGCCGCTCAGGATCCGGATGCCGGAGGAAAAGGGGCGCGCCCTCGGCCTCATCCGGGAAGTGCTGGAAAGAAAGGACCCGGAGCTGCTGCGCCCCGAATTCATGCGGGCCCTGTAA
- a CDS encoding cytochrome c maturation protein CcmE, which translates to MGAGKKFWVGGLIIVAALAWLGFVGFQESKAYYITVDEFSSLRGEYEGKRFKLAGDVVEGSIDRSRPQMEFVISSPRSSIRVRYTGADIIPDTFKDGSKALVEGTVAPDGVFEARRIEAKCASKYEAEYDERTS; encoded by the coding sequence ATGGGCGCAGGAAAGAAATTCTGGGTGGGAGGCCTCATCATCGTCGCGGCCCTGGCGTGGCTCGGGTTCGTGGGCTTCCAGGAGAGCAAGGCCTACTACATCACGGTGGACGAGTTCAGCTCGCTGCGGGGGGAATACGAGGGGAAGCGCTTCAAGCTCGCCGGGGACGTCGTCGAGGGATCGATCGACCGGAGCCGGCCGCAGATGGAGTTCGTCATCTCGAGCCCCCGGTCGAGCATCCGCGTCCGCTACACCGGCGCGGACATCATCCCCGACACCTTCAAGGACGGGTCGAAGGCCCTGGTGGAAGGGACCGTCGCCCCCGACGGCGTCTTCGAAGCCCGGCGGATAGAGGCGAAGTGCGCTTCGAAATACGAAGCGGAGTACGACGAGAGAACCTCCTGA